The following coding sequences lie in one Arthrobacter sp. SLBN-122 genomic window:
- a CDS encoding amino acid ABC transporter ATP-binding protein, with product MTTHVPGDALVSLNAVNKHYGQLHVLKDINLQVRKGEVVVVIGPSGSGKSTLCRAINRLETIEGGTISIDGKVLPEEGKELAQLRADVGMVFQSFNLFAHKTILENVTLGPIKVKGASKATAEKDAMALLERVGVGHQAPKLPAQLSGGQQQRVAIARALAMKPKVMLFDEPTSALDPEMINEVLDVMVQLAKEGMTMIVVTHEMGFARKAADRVVFMADGQIVEDATPEEFFTNPKSDRAKDFLSKLLTH from the coding sequence ATGACTACTCATGTGCCCGGCGATGCCCTCGTCTCCCTGAACGCCGTTAATAAGCATTACGGCCAGCTGCACGTTTTGAAGGACATCAACCTGCAGGTCCGCAAGGGCGAGGTTGTTGTGGTCATCGGACCCTCGGGCTCCGGTAAGTCCACCCTCTGCCGGGCGATCAACCGCCTGGAAACCATTGAGGGTGGAACCATCAGCATCGACGGGAAAGTCCTCCCCGAGGAAGGCAAGGAACTCGCCCAGCTCCGCGCCGACGTCGGAATGGTTTTCCAGTCCTTCAACCTCTTCGCCCACAAAACGATCCTGGAGAACGTGACCCTGGGACCCATCAAGGTCAAGGGCGCCTCCAAGGCAACCGCCGAAAAGGACGCCATGGCCCTCCTCGAACGCGTGGGCGTGGGACACCAGGCCCCCAAGCTGCCGGCCCAGCTTTCCGGCGGCCAGCAGCAGCGCGTTGCGATCGCCCGTGCCTTGGCAATGAAGCCGAAGGTCATGCTGTTCGACGAGCCCACATCCGCACTGGACCCCGAAATGATCAACGAGGTCCTGGATGTCATGGTCCAGCTGGCCAAGGAAGGCATGACCATGATCGTGGTCACGCACGAAATGGGCTTCGCCCGCAAGGCCGCGGACCGCGTGGTCTTCATGGCGGACGGCCAGATCGTGGAGGATGCCACCCCGGAGGAGTTCTTCACCAACCCGAAGAGCGACCGCGCCAAGGACTTCCTGTCGAAGCTGCTCACCCACTGA
- a CDS encoding Mrp/NBP35 family ATP-binding protein gives MTQPIAGTPLAEAVNAALATVIDPELRRPITELGMVDSVQVSEDGKVTVAVLLTIAGCPLRDTITADSQKALFAVPGVTAVDIELKVMDQAQRDALKEKLRGAGGQRRIPFNEPDSLTRVYAVASGKGGVGKSSVTVNLATALAAQGLRVGIVDADVYGFSVPALMGITQAPTQVDDMILPPVAYGVKVISIGMFVTGNQPVAWRGPMLHRALEQFLTDVYFGDLDALFLDLPPGTGDIAISVAQLLPKAEILVVTTPQAAAADVAERAGAIATQTGQKIAGVIENMSYLEMPDGGRMELFGSGGGAVLTERLSATVGTDVPLLGQIPLDIQLREGGDSGVPIVLGQPGSAGAVALAGIAGQLAAKPRGLAGMKLGLQPR, from the coding sequence ATGACCCAACCCATCGCCGGCACTCCGTTGGCTGAGGCAGTCAACGCTGCCCTGGCCACTGTGATCGACCCAGAGCTCCGGCGTCCCATCACCGAGCTGGGCATGGTGGACTCGGTCCAGGTTTCCGAGGACGGCAAGGTCACCGTGGCGGTCCTGCTCACCATCGCCGGCTGCCCGCTGCGGGACACCATCACCGCCGATTCTCAGAAGGCCCTGTTCGCCGTCCCCGGCGTCACCGCCGTCGACATCGAACTCAAAGTGATGGACCAGGCGCAGCGGGATGCCCTCAAGGAGAAGCTGCGCGGCGCCGGCGGCCAGCGCAGGATCCCGTTCAACGAACCGGATTCCCTCACCAGGGTCTATGCCGTGGCCAGCGGCAAGGGCGGAGTGGGCAAGTCCTCGGTGACGGTCAACCTGGCCACGGCCCTGGCTGCCCAGGGCCTGCGCGTGGGCATCGTCGATGCGGACGTTTACGGCTTCTCCGTACCTGCGCTCATGGGCATCACCCAGGCACCAACCCAGGTGGACGACATGATCCTTCCCCCGGTTGCCTACGGGGTGAAGGTCATCTCCATTGGCATGTTCGTGACCGGCAACCAGCCTGTTGCCTGGCGCGGACCCATGCTGCACCGGGCCCTGGAACAGTTCCTTACCGACGTCTACTTCGGCGACCTGGATGCCCTGTTCCTGGACCTTCCCCCCGGTACGGGTGACATCGCCATCTCTGTGGCCCAATTGCTGCCCAAGGCAGAAATCCTGGTGGTCACCACACCGCAGGCGGCGGCCGCCGATGTTGCAGAACGCGCTGGCGCCATCGCCACCCAGACAGGGCAGAAGATCGCGGGCGTCATCGAGAACATGTCCTACCTGGAGATGCCCGACGGCGGCAGGATGGAACTTTTCGGAAGCGGCGGCGGGGCGGTGCTCACCGAGCGCCTCAGCGCCACGGTGGGGACGGACGTGCCGCTGCTGGGCCAGATTCCCCTGGACATCCAGCTGCGTGAAGGCGGGGACTCGGGGGTTCCGATCGTCCTGGGCCAGCCCGGTTCGGCGGGGGCTGTCGCGCTGGCAGGCATAGCAGGCCAATTGGCTGCCAAACCACGCGGTCTCGCCGGGATGAAGCTGGGGCTGCAGCCGCGCTGA
- the dapE gene encoding succinyl-diaminopimelate desuccinylase produces the protein MTAETAPDSSVSTLDLRQDVALLTAALMDINSVSGNEKQLADAVEAALLEIPQLMVVRDGDAIIARTELGLAERVILAGHLDTVPLPLTEGSRGTVPSSWESGVPGEGVLYGRGATDMKGGVAVQLALAAGLFDGGTQPKRDVTFVFYDHEEVEAVKSGLGRLVRNHGGLLQGDFAILLEPTDGTVEGGCNGTSRFEASTVGEAAHSARAWMGSNAIHAAAPILARLAAYEPRTINVDGLDYRESLNAVKINGGTAGNVIPDRCVVEINYRFAPDKTPDQAEAHVRELLAGFDVVRTDAAAGARPGLQHPAAASFVAAVGAEPKPKYGWTDVARFSELGIPAVNFGPGDALLAHKDNEHVHADAIRKCLAALESWLAA, from the coding sequence GTGACTGCCGAAACCGCCCCTGACTCTTCCGTGTCCACCCTCGACCTGCGCCAGGACGTTGCGCTGCTGACCGCGGCGCTGATGGACATCAACAGTGTGTCCGGCAACGAGAAGCAGCTCGCCGACGCTGTGGAAGCCGCTTTGCTGGAGATCCCGCAGCTGATGGTGGTGCGTGACGGCGACGCCATCATCGCCCGGACCGAACTCGGCCTGGCTGAGCGTGTGATCCTTGCCGGCCACCTGGACACGGTGCCCCTTCCGCTCACCGAAGGCTCCCGGGGCACTGTTCCCTCAAGCTGGGAATCCGGCGTCCCGGGGGAGGGCGTCCTGTATGGCCGCGGCGCCACGGACATGAAGGGCGGGGTGGCGGTCCAGCTGGCGCTGGCGGCAGGATTGTTCGACGGCGGTACGCAGCCCAAGCGGGACGTCACCTTTGTGTTCTACGACCACGAGGAAGTGGAAGCCGTGAAGAGCGGCCTGGGGCGCCTGGTCCGGAACCATGGCGGCCTGCTGCAGGGGGACTTCGCCATCCTGCTTGAACCGACGGACGGCACGGTGGAGGGCGGCTGCAACGGCACCAGCCGGTTCGAAGCAAGCACTGTGGGGGAAGCCGCGCACTCGGCCCGCGCCTGGATGGGCAGCAATGCCATCCACGCGGCAGCGCCGATCCTGGCCCGCCTGGCGGCCTACGAACCCCGGACCATCAATGTTGACGGACTCGACTACCGGGAAAGCCTCAACGCGGTGAAGATCAACGGCGGCACGGCCGGCAATGTCATCCCGGACCGCTGCGTGGTGGAAATCAACTACCGGTTTGCCCCGGACAAGACGCCGGACCAGGCTGAGGCCCACGTCCGGGAGCTGCTGGCGGGCTTCGACGTGGTCCGCACCGATGCCGCCGCCGGTGCACGGCCGGGACTGCAGCACCCGGCTGCCGCCTCCTTCGTTGCCGCCGTGGGAGCCGAGCCGAAGCCCAAATACGGCTGGACCGACGTCGCCCGCTTCAGTGAGCTGGGCATCCCGGCGGTGAATTTTGGCCCGGGGGACGCCTTGCTGGCGCACAAGGACAACGAGCATGTCCACGCCGACGCCATCCGCAAGTGCCTTGCCGCGCTGGAGAGCTGGCTCGCAGCCTGA
- a CDS encoding DivIVA domain-containing protein encodes MSFFLVFLAIVLVAAVLWAGLGRRSRKRGGAALPALLDGGFEEPPANLPPVLLPEHAAPGDIEQVRFSLGLRGYRMDQVDQVLDELRDQLAARDAELAGLRSRLAAMEQAAGQDGEKDSDGGPAAGVAPTKQQGTETGTETGTETGAGDGGSRASDEVAAQGKGGL; translated from the coding sequence GTGAGCTTCTTCCTCGTTTTCCTGGCCATCGTGCTGGTGGCGGCCGTCCTTTGGGCCGGCCTGGGCCGGCGCTCCCGCAAGAGGGGCGGTGCGGCGCTGCCCGCCCTGCTGGACGGGGGATTCGAAGAACCGCCCGCCAACCTTCCACCCGTGCTGCTGCCGGAGCACGCCGCTCCGGGAGACATCGAGCAGGTGCGCTTTTCGCTGGGCCTTCGCGGCTACCGGATGGACCAGGTGGACCAGGTCCTGGACGAGTTGCGGGACCAGTTGGCTGCGAGGGATGCGGAACTGGCCGGGCTTCGCAGCCGGTTGGCTGCCATGGAGCAGGCCGCAGGACAGGACGGTGAGAAGGATTCCGACGGCGGACCCGCGGCAGGCGTCGCACCGACCAAACAGCAGGGCACGGAAACAGGCACGGAAACTGGCACCGAAACCGGTGCAGGGGACGGTGGGAGCCGGGCGTCCGATGAGGTTGCCGCCCAAGGGAAGGGCGGCCTGTGA
- a CDS encoding DUF3117 domain-containing protein — translation MAAMKPRTGDGPMEVTKEGRSLIMRVPLEGGGRLVVELNAAEAANLKECLVGVTE, via the coding sequence ATGGCGGCTATGAAACCACGCACCGGCGACGGCCCAATGGAAGTCACCAAGGAGGGCCGCAGCCTGATCATGCGCGTCCCGCTCGAAGGCGGCGGGCGCCTGGTGGTCGAACTTAACGCGGCCGAAGCAGCCAACCTTAAGGAATGCCTGGTAGGCGTTACCGAATAG
- a CDS encoding TIGR00730 family Rossman fold protein has protein sequence MSINADPAKNSQPRRKGPLELRRKQAAVEMSDQHLLDTKGPGQFVHTDPWRVLRIQSEFVEGFGALADIGKAVSVFGSARTKPGSQYYEMGVEVGRKLAEAGVAVITGGGPGSMEAANRGTVEGNGVSVGLGIELPFEQGLNQWVDLGINFRYFFARKTMFVKYAQGFIVLPGGLGTLDELFEAMVLVQTRKVTSFPIVLLGVEFWGPMIDWIRGTLVAEGMVSEKDLDLIQLVDDPAEAVDRVLQAGVTPSLNGEQRPE, from the coding sequence ATGAGCATCAACGCAGATCCGGCCAAGAATTCCCAGCCACGCCGTAAGGGGCCCCTTGAGCTGCGCCGCAAGCAGGCGGCCGTGGAAATGTCGGACCAGCACCTGCTTGATACCAAGGGGCCGGGCCAGTTCGTCCACACCGACCCGTGGCGGGTCCTGCGCATCCAGAGCGAATTCGTCGAAGGCTTCGGCGCCCTCGCGGACATTGGAAAAGCGGTCAGCGTCTTCGGTTCGGCACGGACCAAGCCCGGCAGCCAGTATTACGAGATGGGCGTGGAGGTGGGCCGCAAGCTCGCCGAAGCCGGGGTGGCAGTGATCACCGGCGGCGGTCCGGGCTCCATGGAAGCGGCCAACCGGGGCACGGTGGAAGGCAACGGCGTGTCCGTCGGCCTGGGGATTGAACTGCCGTTCGAGCAGGGCCTGAACCAGTGGGTGGACCTGGGGATCAACTTCCGGTACTTCTTCGCCCGCAAGACCATGTTCGTCAAATACGCGCAGGGCTTCATTGTGCTGCCCGGCGGACTGGGCACCCTCGATGAGCTGTTCGAAGCCATGGTCCTGGTCCAGACGCGCAAGGTGACGTCTTTTCCCATCGTGCTCCTCGGCGTCGAATTCTGGGGGCCGATGATCGACTGGATCAGGGGCACGCTGGTGGCAGAGGGCATGGTGTCGGAGAAGGACCTGGATCTCATCCAGCTCGTGGACGATCCCGCCGAAGCCGTTGACCGGGTCCTGCAGGCCGGAGTGACTCCGTCCCTTAACGGGGAGCAGCGGCCGGAGTAG
- a CDS encoding anti-sigma factor, whose translation MRSQFPFGGRHQRTGSHLEVCQECASAVRRERQYLERLRDAPIPPASQDLTARLLARTHELAAQPPTPVQQGGTSRMAAHALGLAAGGTMAAAGVLAVGAFTAAGDPAAGGQAGTEAAFSHVSSQTPADGRNLTATQLATLRSEGWACPELEAMGFHLEAARALVVDGQPAVELRLTDGTHHATITEQHPVGHQAAGQEGAPLQVSGTPPWSATYRAAGLTITYRSDLPPEQADDALPILEQLADTATEGVDAAVPETPGRPAPESLEARLERGISKIAALFTQ comes from the coding sequence ATGAGGTCCCAATTTCCTTTCGGCGGCAGGCATCAGCGCACCGGCAGCCACCTGGAGGTTTGCCAGGAGTGTGCTTCAGCCGTGCGCCGGGAACGGCAGTACCTTGAGCGTCTGCGCGATGCTCCCATCCCGCCCGCCAGCCAGGACCTGACGGCACGGCTCCTGGCACGTACCCATGAACTGGCTGCCCAGCCCCCAACGCCTGTGCAGCAGGGAGGGACCTCCCGCATGGCCGCCCATGCGCTGGGGCTCGCCGCGGGCGGGACCATGGCGGCGGCCGGTGTATTGGCCGTGGGCGCCTTCACGGCAGCGGGTGATCCCGCCGCGGGCGGACAGGCGGGAACCGAAGCGGCCTTTTCGCACGTCTCGTCCCAGACTCCCGCGGACGGCCGGAACCTGACCGCCACGCAGCTGGCCACGTTGCGGTCGGAGGGGTGGGCCTGCCCGGAGCTGGAGGCCATGGGCTTCCACCTTGAAGCCGCCAGGGCGCTGGTGGTTGACGGGCAGCCTGCGGTGGAGCTGCGGCTCACCGACGGTACGCATCACGCCACCATCACGGAACAACACCCGGTTGGTCACCAGGCCGCAGGCCAGGAGGGTGCACCGCTGCAGGTTTCGGGTACCCCTCCCTGGTCTGCCACCTACCGGGCCGCCGGCCTCACCATTACCTACCGCTCCGACCTGCCCCCTGAGCAGGCCGATGACGCGCTGCCCATCCTTGAGCAGCTTGCCGATACCGCGACGGAAGGGGTTGACGCGGCCGTTCCGGAAACGCCGGGGCGTCCTGCCCCGGAGTCCCTGGAGGCACGGCTGGAGCGCGGTATCAGCAAGATCGCGGCCCTGTTCACCCAGTGA
- the sigE gene encoding RNA polymerase sigma factor SigE, with translation MSSSVVAPVPAVNNPDDGWVRPTWEEVVTNHSAKVYRLAYRLTGNKYDAEDLTQEVFVRVFRSLENFKPGTLDGWLHRITTNLFLDQARRKTRIRFDALAEDAESRLPGREPGPEQSFELNNLDLDVQAALEELPPDFRAAVVLCDLEGLSYDEVAEALGVKLGTVRSRIHRGRTMLREKLAHRDPRPQQSRRKLALPRIAGIL, from the coding sequence ATGTCATCTTCAGTTGTGGCACCTGTCCCTGCAGTAAACAATCCCGACGATGGGTGGGTCCGTCCCACCTGGGAAGAAGTGGTCACCAACCACTCGGCAAAGGTTTACCGGCTGGCGTACCGCCTGACGGGCAACAAGTACGACGCCGAGGACCTCACCCAGGAGGTCTTCGTCCGCGTCTTTCGGTCGTTGGAGAACTTCAAGCCCGGAACGCTGGATGGCTGGCTCCACCGCATCACCACCAACCTGTTCCTTGACCAGGCCCGGCGGAAGACGCGCATCCGCTTCGACGCCCTGGCCGAGGATGCCGAGTCCCGGCTGCCCGGCCGCGAGCCGGGGCCTGAGCAGAGCTTCGAGCTGAACAACCTGGATTTGGACGTACAGGCCGCCCTGGAGGAACTTCCGCCGGACTTCCGAGCCGCGGTTGTTTTGTGCGACCTCGAGGGACTGTCCTATGACGAAGTCGCCGAGGCCCTGGGCGTGAAGCTGGGCACCGTCCGCTCGCGCATCCACCGCGGCCGGACGATGCTCCGGGAAAAGCTGGCCCACCGCGACCCCCGCCCGCAGCAGTCCCGCCGCAAGCTCGCGCTGCCGCGCATCGCCGGCATCCTCTGA
- a CDS encoding Sec-independent protein translocase TatB, whose product MFGINGPEFILLLIIGVLVIGPQRLPEYTQKLANLVKELRRMASGAREQIKEEVGIDIDDVDWKKYDPRQYDPRRIIKEALLDDDTKPVSSGAPAAVAAVSGAAAAADTAPQRPERVVQRLAPGDTAPFDTEAT is encoded by the coding sequence GTGTTTGGAATCAACGGCCCGGAGTTCATCCTTCTGCTGATCATTGGCGTGCTGGTGATCGGCCCCCAGCGGCTGCCTGAATACACGCAGAAGCTGGCAAACCTGGTCAAGGAACTCCGCCGCATGGCGTCCGGCGCGCGCGAACAGATCAAGGAAGAAGTGGGCATCGACATCGACGATGTCGACTGGAAGAAATACGATCCGCGCCAGTACGATCCCCGCCGTATCATCAAGGAAGCACTGCTCGACGACGACACCAAGCCCGTCAGTTCAGGAGCCCCTGCCGCCGTGGCCGCGGTTTCCGGCGCCGCAGCTGCCGCAGATACGGCTCCCCAGCGTCCTGAACGGGTGGTGCAGAGACTGGCCCCGGGCGATACCGCCCCGTTCGACACCGAAGCCACCTAG
- a CDS encoding DUF1003 domain-containing protein → MAALADNSAPKNPNQRNLANTESKGSLDTPLSARQRILPKFSPDPDAFGHATEGFARFMGTPQFLVYMTVFCIFWLGWNTWAPTEWQFDSRDLGFTLLTLMLSLQASYAAPLLLLAQNRQDDRDRVSVQQDRQRAERNLSDTEYLTRELASLRIALREVATRDYVRAELRSLLEDLLEAQEELRTHDDTGAGSHESPRDKVKDKLREQRDRQRSPRTQQIPRVKPGHSTQDR, encoded by the coding sequence GTGGCCGCATTGGCTGATAACAGTGCTCCGAAGAACCCCAACCAGCGGAACCTGGCCAATACGGAATCAAAAGGCAGCCTCGACACGCCCCTGAGCGCCCGCCAGCGGATCCTGCCCAAGTTCTCACCGGATCCGGACGCGTTCGGGCACGCCACCGAAGGCTTCGCCCGGTTCATGGGCACCCCGCAGTTCCTGGTCTACATGACCGTGTTCTGCATCTTCTGGCTGGGCTGGAACACGTGGGCGCCCACGGAGTGGCAGTTCGACTCGAGGGACCTTGGCTTCACCCTGCTGACCCTGATGCTCTCGCTGCAGGCCTCCTACGCGGCGCCCCTGCTGCTGCTGGCGCAGAACCGGCAGGATGACCGCGACCGCGTTTCGGTGCAGCAGGACCGCCAGCGCGCCGAACGCAACCTCTCCGACACCGAGTACCTGACCCGGGAGCTCGCCTCCCTGCGGATCGCGCTGCGCGAGGTGGCCACCCGCGACTACGTCCGGGCCGAACTGCGCTCACTCCTTGAGGACCTGCTGGAAGCCCAGGAGGAGCTGCGGACCCACGACGACACCGGAGCCGGTTCGCACGAATCCCCACGCGACAAAGTGAAAGACAAGTTGCGCGAACAGCGGGACCGGCAACGGAGCCCGCGCACCCAGCAAATCCCCCGGGTAAAACCCGGCCATTCAACACAGGACCGCTAA
- a CDS encoding glutamate ABC transporter substrate-binding protein, translating into MKAFMSRRKSFVVAATAALALSLSACGGGDSGGSSNPSPVEKPSFAAGTTMAKLSSAGTIKIGTKFDQPLFGQVGLDGKPVGFDVEIGKLIAAKLGIPADKIEWSETVSANREPFIEQGKVDLVIATYTISDKRKQVVDFAGPYYEAGQALMVNKDNDSIKKPEDVKGKKVCSVTGSTPAATIVDKYGAELVPAATYSACLEPLRNKQVEAVTTDNVILAGFVDKEPDAFKLASEETFTKEPYGIGLKKGDTEFRSWINDQLESFEKDGSYKKAWEATAGSVIKTAPKLPAINRY; encoded by the coding sequence ATGAAGGCATTTATGTCCAGGCGGAAATCCTTCGTCGTGGCGGCTACAGCTGCCCTCGCCCTGTCCCTGAGCGCCTGCGGCGGAGGGGACTCCGGTGGCTCCAGCAACCCCAGCCCGGTCGAGAAGCCGTCATTCGCTGCCGGAACCACCATGGCAAAGCTGTCCTCCGCCGGCACCATCAAGATCGGCACCAAATTCGACCAGCCGCTGTTCGGCCAGGTTGGCCTTGACGGCAAGCCCGTCGGTTTCGACGTTGAAATCGGCAAGCTGATCGCCGCCAAGCTGGGCATCCCCGCAGACAAGATCGAATGGTCCGAGACCGTTTCGGCCAACCGCGAGCCCTTCATCGAGCAGGGCAAGGTGGATCTGGTCATCGCCACGTACACCATCAGCGACAAGCGCAAGCAGGTTGTCGACTTCGCCGGCCCGTACTACGAAGCCGGCCAGGCCCTCATGGTGAACAAGGACAACGACTCCATCAAGAAGCCCGAGGACGTCAAGGGCAAGAAGGTCTGCTCCGTGACGGGCTCCACCCCCGCCGCCACCATCGTTGACAAGTACGGCGCTGAACTGGTTCCGGCGGCCACCTACTCCGCCTGCCTGGAGCCGCTGCGCAACAAGCAGGTTGAAGCTGTGACCACCGACAACGTGATCCTCGCCGGCTTCGTCGACAAGGAACCGGATGCCTTCAAGCTTGCGTCCGAGGAAACCTTCACCAAGGAGCCTTACGGCATCGGCCTGAAGAAGGGCGACACCGAATTCCGCAGCTGGATCAACGACCAGCTGGAATCCTTCGAGAAGGACGGCTCCTACAAGAAGGCCTGGGAAGCCACCGCCGGTTCGGTCATCAAGACTGCGCCCAAGCTCCCGGCCATCAACCGTTACTAA
- a CDS encoding amino acid ABC transporter permease produces the protein MDVIFENLPLYWEGFLRTLFLSVVSGIFALILGTLLAAARVSPVAALRGFSTVYVEVLRNTPLTIAFFFAAVVLPRIGVKFEQFEIAAIIALSTYTAAFIAEAVRSGVNSVPVGQAEAARSIGMKFSQVLSLIILPQALRTVIPPLINILIALVKNSSVAGAFFVLELFGYGRQLANANGDAVITVLLGTAFFYLLLTVPLGILANTVERKVAIAR, from the coding sequence ATGGACGTCATCTTTGAAAACCTGCCCCTGTACTGGGAGGGTTTTCTCCGCACTCTTTTCCTGTCCGTCGTCTCCGGTATCTTCGCGTTGATCCTTGGCACCTTGCTTGCCGCGGCACGCGTCTCCCCGGTCGCGGCGCTCCGCGGTTTCAGCACCGTCTACGTGGAAGTCCTCCGCAACACCCCGCTGACCATCGCCTTCTTCTTCGCAGCAGTCGTGCTCCCCCGCATCGGGGTCAAGTTCGAGCAGTTCGAGATCGCCGCCATCATCGCCCTCAGCACCTACACCGCCGCGTTCATCGCCGAAGCTGTCCGCTCAGGTGTCAACAGCGTGCCCGTCGGCCAGGCGGAGGCAGCACGCAGCATCGGCATGAAGTTCAGCCAGGTGCTCTCGCTCATCATCCTCCCCCAGGCACTGCGGACGGTGATCCCGCCGCTGATCAACATCCTGATCGCGCTCGTCAAGAACTCTTCGGTGGCCGGCGCCTTCTTCGTCCTGGAGCTGTTCGGCTACGGCCGGCAGCTGGCAAACGCCAACGGCGACGCCGTCATCACCGTCCTGCTGGGTACGGCGTTCTTCTATCTGCTCCTCACCGTTCCGCTGGGAATCCTCGCCAACACGGTGGAACGAAAGGTGGCGATTGCCCGATGA
- a CDS encoding amino acid ABC transporter permease yields the protein MSSVLYDVPGPKARRVSLIASIIGGLLILGLLAWVVLILAQQGIFEARRWQIFTRADVWRLLGNGLGSTLSAAALAAVIAFPLGLMLCLLRISDAAFIRVPMRVILEFLRGMPVVLMMLFILLGFGTSAFIAVVTGLVLYNAAVFAEIIRAGIQSLPKGQREAGLAIGLTSYKSRMLIELPQAIRRMMPSLVAQMVVLLKDTSLGYIVAYGELLRAVQVMADFLGTQYLFPIFFVAAAIYIAINISVSRIAVWIERRGSKKAAGGVAKAEPEKANAPVP from the coding sequence ATGAGCTCCGTTCTCTACGACGTCCCCGGTCCCAAGGCACGCCGGGTCTCCCTCATTGCGTCCATCATCGGCGGCCTGCTGATTCTCGGCCTGCTGGCCTGGGTGGTCCTGATTCTCGCCCAACAGGGCATCTTCGAGGCCCGCCGCTGGCAGATCTTCACCCGCGCCGACGTCTGGCGGCTGCTCGGCAACGGCCTGGGGTCCACGCTCTCCGCGGCGGCACTCGCCGCTGTCATCGCGTTCCCCCTGGGCCTGATGCTCTGCCTGCTGCGCATTTCGGACGCCGCCTTCATCCGGGTGCCCATGCGGGTCATCCTGGAATTCCTGCGCGGCATGCCCGTAGTCCTGATGATGCTCTTCATCCTGCTGGGCTTCGGCACTTCCGCGTTCATCGCCGTCGTAACCGGCCTGGTGCTCTACAACGCCGCAGTCTTTGCCGAGATCATCCGCGCCGGCATCCAGTCCCTGCCCAAGGGGCAGCGTGAAGCCGGCCTGGCCATCGGCCTCACCAGCTACAAGTCGCGCATGTTGATCGAGCTGCCGCAGGCGATCCGGCGTATGATGCCTTCGCTCGTGGCGCAGATGGTGGTGCTGCTGAAGGACACCTCCCTGGGCTACATCGTGGCGTACGGCGAGCTGCTGCGTGCGGTCCAGGTCATGGCGGACTTCCTGGGCACGCAGTACCTGTTCCCGATCTTCTTCGTGGCGGCGGCAATCTACATCGCCATCAACATCTCGGTGTCACGGATTGCCGTGTGGATCGAGCGCCGCGGTTCCAAGAAGGCCGCGGGCGGTGTGGCGAAGGCCGAACCTGAAAAAGCCAACGCCCCGGTTCCCTAA
- a CDS encoding O-methyltransferase yields MSADKSSSWSYAEDLPAEDEVMLRARERSFELGVSAISPGVGAVLTVLAAASKAQTAVEIGTGAGVSGVCLLRGLGPHAVLTTIDVDVEHLRAAREAFSEAGSPANRTRTISGRAGDVLPRLTDGAYDLVFIDADKPGLPGYVEQAVRLLKPAGLLVINDALDKDKVANPAGREATTVVLRQVGRAIRDDDRLASAMLPTGDGLLVAVKK; encoded by the coding sequence ATGAGCGCCGACAAATCCAGCAGCTGGTCCTATGCAGAAGATCTGCCCGCTGAGGACGAGGTTATGCTCCGGGCCCGGGAACGTTCTTTTGAATTGGGAGTAAGCGCCATCAGCCCCGGGGTGGGCGCCGTCCTCACGGTACTGGCTGCTGCCTCCAAAGCCCAGACCGCCGTCGAGATCGGCACCGGCGCCGGGGTCTCCGGCGTCTGCCTGCTGCGGGGACTGGGCCCGCACGCCGTCCTGACCACCATCGACGTGGACGTCGAACACCTGAGGGCCGCGCGCGAAGCGTTTTCCGAGGCCGGCAGCCCCGCCAACCGGACCCGCACCATTTCCGGCCGCGCGGGAGACGTCCTGCCCCGGCTGACGGACGGCGCCTACGACCTGGTCTTCATCGATGCGGACAAGCCGGGCCTGCCCGGCTACGTGGAGCAGGCCGTCCGGCTGCTGAAGCCCGCAGGCCTGCTGGTCATCAATGACGCACTGGACAAGGACAAGGTAGCCAATCCCGCGGGCCGGGAGGCAACCACGGTGGTCCTGCGCCAAGTGGGCAGGGCAATCCGCGACGACGACAGGCTGGCTTCGGCAATGCTGCCCACCGGGGACGGCCTGCTGGTGGCAGTCAAGAAGTAG